CAGTGGTTCTGAGCGACGGTGCTTCCGAAATAGAGATAATCGATGACGGTGGGATCCATTTTAGCTTTCTCGAGGAACCAGCGTCTCGCGGTGTTTGCTCCCAGCTCGACGGAGCTGTCGTTCTGCATCGATCCCTGCCAGCGGGAAAAGGGTGTTGAATAATACCCTTTGTAGGGTATGTATGCCTTTGTGTATGGTTTCATAACTACTCCTCCTTAAAGATTGTGTCCCTGCTCAGGCAGGGTTTGTTAAAATACGAATAGATCGAGGCCGCCCATCATGTTGACGATGGAGCCGGTCATATATGCCGCCTTATCGGAGCAGACGAAGGCGATCGCATCGGCGATCTCTTCGGGCTCGGCAGGTCTTCTTAAGGCGATCCTCTTCTCGAACCTCTCCCGGATCTCCTGGGGGATGGGCTCATAATAAGCTTCCGTGTTGGCCGTGCCGATGAGCACGCAGTTGGCGGTGATGTTGAACCGTGACCCTTCGAGGGCAACCGATTTGGCCATGCCGATAAGGCCCGCCTTGGCAGCGCCGTAGCTCGACTGTCCCGAGCCGCCCATGACGCCGGCAACGGAGGTCATGTTGATGATGCGGCCCCACTTGTTGGCGCACATGTCTGCCCACGCCTCTTTGATGCAGTAGAAGGCGGAGTT
Above is a genomic segment from Syntrophorhabdaceae bacterium containing:
- a CDS encoding SDR family oxidoreductase, which translates into the protein MGSEGRLALVTGASMPRGIGRAAAIALARDGADVVVTGYNNMDGVEKVAEEIRAMGRKSMALRMNGRDYGDTQKGFAAIKEKMGPVSILVNNAAQMRRMVTVAKTNVDEWDAEVKLCLNSAFYCIKEAWADMCANKWGRIINMTSVAGVMGGSGQSSYGAAKAGLIGMAKSVALEGSRFNITANCVLIGTANTEAYYEPIPQEIRERFEKRIALRRPAEPEEIADAIAFVCSDKAAYMTGSIVNMMGGLDLFVF